A single region of the Lineus longissimus chromosome 14, tnLinLong1.2, whole genome shotgun sequence genome encodes:
- the LOC135498651 gene encoding endoplasmic reticulum aminopeptidase 1-like isoform X4 has product MMEPPIMWNKGMSDNEVEDVSFLSGEGQTTKRSQYEPQPIERCKQVVCSQGRAILIATTIAVVIIAIALIAALARPPSPPCLPSVQDTTNPAAISSETTAAPPPVTTEKPHEIPYDNIRLPKSVNPLSYKLLMHPNITNLNFTGRNEITAKVVEKTDFIVIHSKKLEITRRTIVTIDGTSPKDVQILKSVPCLEHEQYYMKLSRALEVGEIIHITLEFNANLSDSMAGFYKSSYKTKAGEKRYLATTHFEPTDARAAFPCFDEPAMKANFTMSIIRSPHYTALFNMPIQKTENYQDGLLIDHFDTTVKMSTYLIAFVVCDFKHITNHTKNNNITVSVYAPPELIDQAHFALAAATKILDYYEHFFGVKYPLPKQDLIAIPDFAAGAMENWGLITYRMTAILFDPAVSSSHDEQWIAMVVAHELAHQWFGNLVTMKWWNDLWLNEGFASFVQYIGTDVFKPKWKVFDEFVTDTLQPALNLDSLSNSHPISVPVKNPSQINEIFDAISYKKGSSLIGMAQDFLTPEVLQDGLKHYLDKYKYGNAENKDLWDALSKASKTKVNVSEVMNTWTKQMGYPIVTLTRDEQVLKASQQRFLLNPSLAPSTEFSSDYGYTWHIPLTYITDSMSTKDQIWMHRGPGAIGLPKAWKWYKANVNQSGFYRVNYPQENWNALIKQLKEDHNKLSASDRAGLVDDAFALARAGNITQVTALELTKYLENEEEYTPWRAAIAVLDYIKKVLEGSEGFEYYTKYLQNLMKKQIRVLGWEDKGSHLQKYLRSLLLYSAVRTGDTDIAQKGRELFRQWMENGTKISPNLRSTVYRAGVQYGGEKEWNYCYHIFNTTVIPVEKSQMRQALSMTRDATLLNRLLRMSLEPDKIKPQDTTGVIMSIAHHSAAGRILAWDFIKQHWEKITKKYGESDVTRLILQVGGHFTTEYRYEEVKSFLECKKKICKGARATKQALESIKTSIKWRETYEESVTKWLKENTQ; this is encoded by the exons GAGAAGGTCAAACAACGAAACGGTCGCAGTACGAGCCGCAACCAATCGAACGATGCAAGCAGGTCGTGTGCAGCCAAGGTCGCGCAATCCTGATCGCGACCACGATAGCAGTCGTCATAATAGCAATAGCGTTGATAGCGGCATTAGCGCGACCACCGTCACCGCCATGTCTACCGTCAGTGCAGGACACCACAAACCCTGCGGCCATTAGCAGTGAAACAACAGCAGCGCCACCACCAGTGACGACAGAAAAACCACACGAAATACCATATGACAATATACGACTCCCAAAAAGTGTAAATCCACTCTCATACAAACTTCTAATGCATCCGAATATTACCAATTTGAATTTCACGGGGAGGAACGAAATCACTGCAAAAGTTGTCGAAAAGACGGACTTTATAGTCATACATTCGAAAAAGTTGGAAATCACGCGTCGGACTATTGTGACGATCGATGGTACGAGTCCAAAGGACGTGCAGATTTTGAAAAGTGTGCCGTGCTTGGAGCATGAACAATATTATATGAAGTTGTCGCGGGCGTTGGAAGTTGgtgaaattattcatattacGCTGGAGTTTAACGCAAATTTGTCCGACAGTATGGCAGGATTTTATAAAAGTTCTTACAAGACCAAGGCCGGTGAAAAAAG ATATTTAGCAACGACCCATTTTGAACCAACCGATGCCAGGGCAGCGTTTCCATGCTTCGACGAACCGGCCATGAAAGCCAACTTCACGATGTCGATCATCCGCTCGCCGCACTACACCGCCCTGTTCAATATGCCAATCCAAAAGACGGAGAATTACCAAGATGGCCTCCTGATCGACCATTTTGATACGACCGTCAAAATGAGCACGTACCTCATCGCGTTCGTTGTGTGTGATTTCAAACACATCACGAACCACACGAAAAACAACAATATCACG GTGTCAGTGTACGCACCCCCGGAGCTGATCGACCAAGCGCACTTCGCCCTAGCCGCTGCAACAAAGATTTTGGATTACTATGAACATTTCTTTGGCGTGAAATATCCTCTACCAAAACAAG ATCTGATTGCGATTCCCGACTTTGCGGCCGGTGCCATGGAGAACTGGGGCCTGATCACGTATCGTATGacggccattttgtttgaccCGGCGGTGTCATCGTCACATGATGAACAGTGGATTGCGATGGTGGTCGCTCATGAGTTGGCGCATCAG tggtttggtaaccttgTGACCATGAAATGGTGGAACGACCTTTGGCTGAATGAAGGATTTGCAAGTTTCGTCCAGTACATCGGAACTGATGTCTTCAAACCAAAATGGAAAGTG TTTGACGAATTTGTCACGGACACTTTGCAGCCGGCTTTAAACTTGGACAGTTTGAGTAACTCCCACCCAATCAGCGTACCGGTGAAGAATCCTAGCCAAATCAACGAGATATTCGACGCAATTTCATACAAAAAG GGTTCGTCGTTAATTGGCATGGCTCAAGACTTCCTTACGCCAGAAGTCTTACAAGACGGGCTCAAACACTACCTCGATAAGTACAAGTACGGGAATGCGGAAAACAAGGATCTCTGGGACGCACTTTCAAAG GCCAGTAAGACAAAGGTCAACGTCTCCGAGGTGATGAATACATGGACGAAACAGATGGGCTATCCCATCGTGACCTTGACCCGCGATGAGCaggttttgaaagcttcacagcAGAGATTCCTCCTAAATCCATCGCTCGCTCCGTCGACTGAATTCTCATCAGATTACGG ATACACGTGGCATATTCCGCTGACCTACATCACCGATTCCATGTCAACAAAGGATCAGATCTGGATGCATCGTGGACCAG GAGCGATAGGCCTACCCAAAGCCTGGAAGTGGTACAAGGCAAACGTCAACCAGTCAGGATTCTACCGCGTGAATTACCCCCAAGAAAACTGGAATGCTCTGATCAAACAGTTGAAGGAGGATCATAACAAATTGTCTGCCTCTGATAGGGCGGGGCTGGTAGATGATGCATTTGCTTTAGCACG AGCTGGGAACATTACGCAGGTTACGGCACTCGAACTGACCAAGTATCTGGAGAACGAGGAAGAATACACACCATGGCGAGCGGCAATCGCCGTCCTGGATTATATCAAGAAGGTTCTGGAAGGATCAGAGGGATTTGAATATTACACT AAATATCTTCAGAATCTTATGAAGAAGCAGATTCGTGTACTCGGTTGGGAGGACAAGGGATCACACCTACAGAAATACCTCCGCTCTCTTCTGCTTTACTCAGCCGTGAGAACTGGGGATACGGATATCGCACAAAAGGGACGAGAGTTGTTTAGGCAGTGGATGGAGAATGGTACAAA GATCTCACCAAATTTAAGGTCGACCGTCTACCGAGCGGGGGTCCAGTACGGTGGAGAAAAAGAATGGAATTACTGTTATCATATTTTTAACACGACCGTCATTCCGGTTGAAAAGTCTCAGATGCGGCAAGCACTGTCTATGACGAGGGATGCTACTCTTTTGAATAG GTTATTACGGATGAGTCTCGAGCCAGACAAGATTAAACCTCAAGATACGACCGGCGTTATAATGTCCATCGCACATCACTCAGCAGCCGGGAGGATTCTCGCGTGGGACTTCATCAAGCAACATTGGGAAAAAATTACTAAAAA GTATGGAGAATCGGATGTTACACGTTTAATATTACAAGTAGGGGGTCATTTTACTACAGAATACAGATATGAAGAG gTGAAAAGTTTCTTAGAGTGTAAGAAGAAGATCTGTAAGGGAGCGCGCGCAACGAAGCAGGCTTTGGAGTCGATAAAAACGAGTATAAAATGGCGGGAGACGTACGAGGAGAGCGTAACAAAATGGCTGAAGGAGAACACCCAATAG